The Mycolicibacterium mageritense genome contains a region encoding:
- a CDS encoding tellurite resistance/C4-dicarboxylate transporter family protein, giving the protein MKPEAFAAVMATGIVSIAAADHGLDYLSVPLAAVAVLSLPVLMYLTAVRWRSYDLQDIDTVVGLFTYVAACSVLASRFAEHRWVVWVFGVMALQGWTALMPMLWMRMRRLGLTGLRDRAHGTWELASVATSGLSIVFMAGGIMFWAFIFWVLALGLYCVMTTLIAWRALGEPEARRNVPPDHWILMGGLAIATLAGEHIHAELHPGPLAAAVRGTTLVTLGVATVQILPLAVTSWRQMLDWPAVFPLGMYSAATYAIFVETGWQPLDVVSQVFFWIALVAWLLVMTIVVRQVVRLTSGYGLRPE; this is encoded by the coding sequence GTGAAACCCGAGGCGTTCGCGGCGGTCATGGCGACCGGCATCGTGTCGATCGCCGCCGCGGACCACGGGCTCGACTATCTCAGCGTTCCGCTGGCCGCGGTGGCGGTCCTGAGCCTTCCGGTTCTGATGTACCTCACGGCCGTTCGATGGCGCTCCTATGACTTGCAGGACATCGACACCGTGGTGGGACTGTTCACGTATGTGGCGGCGTGCTCGGTGCTGGCGTCCCGATTCGCCGAGCATCGTTGGGTCGTGTGGGTATTCGGGGTGATGGCGCTGCAAGGTTGGACGGCCCTGATGCCGATGCTGTGGATGCGCATGCGCCGACTCGGCCTGACCGGTCTGCGCGACCGCGCTCACGGCACCTGGGAGTTGGCCAGCGTCGCGACGTCGGGGCTGTCCATCGTGTTCATGGCCGGCGGAATCATGTTCTGGGCATTCATCTTCTGGGTGTTGGCGCTCGGGCTGTATTGCGTCATGACGACGCTCATCGCGTGGCGCGCGCTGGGCGAGCCCGAGGCACGCCGCAACGTTCCGCCCGACCACTGGATCCTGATGGGCGGCCTCGCGATCGCCACCCTGGCCGGCGAACACATCCATGCCGAACTGCATCCGGGCCCGCTCGCCGCCGCCGTACGCGGCACGACCCTTGTGACGCTGGGCGTCGCCACCGTGCAGATACTGCCGCTGGCCGTCACCAGCTGGCGCCAGATGCTCGACTGGCCCGCGGTGTTCCCGCTGGGCATGTACTCGGCGGCCACCTACGCGATCTTCGTCGAAACCGGTTGGCAGCCGTTGGATGTGGTCTCCCAGGTGTTCTTCTGGATCGCGTTGGTGGCGTGGCTTCTGGTCATGACCATCGTGGTGCGCCAGGTCGTTCGCCTAACCTCGGGATATGGACTCAGGCCCGAATGA
- the purQ gene encoding phosphoribosylformylglycinamidine synthase subunit PurQ translates to MTARVGVITFPGTLDDIDAARAVRLAGAEAVNLWHADADLRGVDAVVVPGGFSYGDYLRCGAIAKFAPVMGSVIDAAGKGMPVLGICNGFQVLCEAGLLPGALTRNAGLHFICRDVWLQVASNTTAWTTRYEAGADLLVPLKSGEGRYVASEDVLDELEGEDRVVFRYRDNLNGSMRDIAGVCSANRRVVGLMPHPEHATEALTGPSDDGLGMFYSALDAVLSV, encoded by the coding sequence GTGACCGCCCGCGTCGGGGTCATCACGTTCCCCGGCACCCTCGACGATATCGACGCGGCCCGGGCCGTGCGGCTGGCCGGGGCCGAGGCCGTGAACCTGTGGCACGCCGACGCCGACTTGCGTGGCGTGGACGCCGTGGTGGTTCCCGGCGGCTTCTCATACGGCGACTATCTGCGCTGCGGAGCCATCGCCAAATTTGCGCCCGTGATGGGCTCGGTGATCGACGCGGCCGGCAAGGGCATGCCGGTGCTGGGCATCTGCAACGGCTTTCAGGTGCTGTGCGAGGCGGGGCTGCTGCCCGGAGCGCTGACGCGCAACGCCGGCCTGCACTTCATCTGCCGCGACGTGTGGCTGCAGGTGGCGTCCAACACCACCGCGTGGACCACACGCTACGAGGCTGGTGCAGACCTCCTGGTGCCGCTCAAGTCGGGCGAGGGCCGCTACGTGGCGTCGGAGGACGTGCTCGACGAACTCGAGGGCGAGGACCGCGTGGTCTTCCGCTACCGCGACAACCTCAACGGGTCGATGCGTGACATCGCGGGCGTCTGCTCGGCCAACCGCCGCGTCGTCGGCCTCATGCCGCACCCCGAACACGCGACCGAAGCGCTCACCGGGCCCTCCGACGACGGCCTCGGCATGTTCTACTCCGCGTTGGACGCGGTGCTCTCGGTCTGA
- a CDS encoding TetR/AcrR family transcriptional regulator: protein MGYHHGDLKAVILEQAAVLVAERGADGISLRELARAAGVSHAAPAHHFTDRRGLFTALATEGFELLADALTGARPQFIDAAKAYVRFALDHPGYYEVMFDKSLYDDTDPDLLAAASAAGAELNRGVGTLVDPKAKADPVGAALAAWSLVHGFSLLWLNDAIDTAGDPVATVERLAAILFDG from the coding sequence ATGGGTTATCACCACGGAGATCTGAAAGCCGTGATCCTGGAGCAGGCCGCGGTGCTGGTCGCCGAACGGGGCGCCGACGGCATCTCGCTGCGCGAACTCGCGCGGGCCGCAGGTGTGTCGCACGCCGCGCCGGCGCACCATTTCACCGATCGCCGCGGTCTGTTCACCGCGCTGGCCACCGAGGGCTTTGAGCTCCTCGCCGACGCGCTGACCGGTGCCCGCCCCCAGTTCATCGACGCGGCCAAGGCCTATGTGCGCTTCGCCCTCGACCACCCCGGCTACTACGAGGTGATGTTCGACAAGTCGCTCTACGACGACACCGATCCGGACCTGCTCGCGGCGGCAAGCGCCGCAGGTGCCGAACTCAACCGCGGCGTCGGCACACTCGTCGACCCCAAGGCCAAGGCGGACCCGGTGGGCGCCGCGCTGGCCGCATGGTCACTGGTGCACGGCTTCTCGTTGTTGTGGCTCAACGACGCGATCGACACCGCGGGCGATCCGGTCGCGACCGTCGAACGGTTGGCGGCGATCCTGTTCGACGGATAG
- a CDS encoding S9 family peptidase, producing the protein MKPPVAKRANHRREFHGDVFVDPYEWLRDKDNPEVIGYLEAENAYTAEATAHLEPLRQKIFDEIKARTKETDLSVPMRRGDWWYYARSFEGKQYGVHCRCPVGHPDDWVPPVLDEHTEIPGEQVLLDENAEADGHEYFALGAASVSLDGNVLAYSVDVKGDERYTLKFKDLRTGMLYDDSIVGIGAGATWAADSHTLYYSTVDDAWRPDTVWRHRLGSGLPSEKVYHEPDERFWVAVGRSRSDKYLFIASGSAVTSEVRYADATDPHAEFTSVWGRRDLVEYSVEHAVVGGEDRFLILHNDGAENFTLVEAPVNEPNDFHTLIPHRDDVRLDAVDAFDGFLVVSYRSEALPKIQLWSINANGGYSSPEELTFDSELTAAGLGGNPNWSTPKLRIAATSFITPARVYDLDLATGERTLLREQPVLGGYRPEDYVERRDWAIAPDGARVPISIIHRAGLQFPAPTLLYGYGAYESCEDPRFSIARLSLLDRGMVFVIAHVRGGGELGRPWYEHGKLLEKKNTFTDFIAVAKHLVDSGLTRPQNLVALGGSAGGLLVGAVANMAPELFAGILAQVPFVDALTTILDPSLPLTVTEWDEWGNPLEDAEVYRYMKSYTPYENITAQDYPAILAMTSLNDTRVFYVEPAKWVAALRHTKTDGHPVLLKTEMVAGHGGISGRYERWKEAAFQYSWLLATADRDNYGSGQVDSLFGGPHT; encoded by the coding sequence ATGAAACCGCCCGTCGCCAAGCGCGCAAACCACCGCAGGGAGTTCCACGGCGACGTTTTCGTCGACCCGTACGAGTGGCTGCGCGACAAGGACAATCCCGAGGTGATCGGCTACCTGGAAGCCGAGAACGCCTACACCGCCGAGGCTACGGCGCACCTGGAGCCGTTGCGCCAGAAGATCTTCGACGAGATCAAGGCCCGCACCAAGGAGACCGACCTGTCGGTTCCGATGCGGCGCGGCGACTGGTGGTACTACGCCCGCAGTTTCGAGGGTAAGCAGTACGGCGTGCACTGCCGCTGCCCGGTCGGCCATCCCGACGACTGGGTTCCGCCGGTTCTCGACGAGCACACCGAGATTCCCGGCGAGCAGGTGCTGCTCGACGAGAACGCGGAAGCCGACGGCCACGAGTACTTCGCGCTCGGCGCGGCCTCGGTGAGCCTCGACGGCAATGTGCTGGCGTACTCGGTCGACGTCAAGGGCGACGAGCGGTACACGTTGAAGTTCAAGGACTTGCGGACCGGGATGCTGTACGACGACTCGATCGTCGGAATCGGCGCGGGTGCCACCTGGGCGGCCGACAGTCACACGTTGTACTACTCCACGGTCGACGACGCGTGGCGGCCGGACACCGTGTGGCGCCACCGGTTGGGCTCCGGATTGCCTTCGGAGAAGGTGTATCACGAGCCCGACGAGCGGTTCTGGGTCGCCGTGGGCCGCAGCCGCAGTGACAAGTACCTGTTCATCGCGTCGGGCAGCGCGGTCACGTCCGAGGTCCGCTATGCCGACGCGACAGATCCGCACGCCGAGTTCACCTCGGTGTGGGGGCGCCGGGATCTGGTCGAGTACTCCGTCGAGCACGCGGTGGTCGGCGGCGAGGACCGGTTCCTGATCCTGCACAACGACGGCGCCGAGAACTTCACGCTGGTCGAGGCTCCCGTCAACGAGCCCAACGACTTTCACACGCTGATCCCGCACCGCGACGACGTCCGGCTGGATGCCGTCGACGCGTTCGACGGTTTCCTGGTGGTCAGCTACCGCAGTGAGGCGCTGCCCAAGATCCAGCTGTGGTCGATCAACGCCAACGGCGGGTACAGCAGCCCCGAGGAACTGACGTTCGATTCGGAGCTCACCGCGGCGGGCCTTGGCGGCAACCCCAACTGGTCGACGCCCAAACTGCGCATCGCGGCCACGTCGTTCATCACGCCGGCGCGCGTGTACGACCTGGACCTGGCCACCGGCGAACGCACGCTGTTACGGGAGCAGCCCGTGCTGGGCGGCTACCGGCCGGAAGACTATGTGGAGCGCCGGGATTGGGCCATCGCACCCGACGGCGCGCGGGTGCCGATCTCGATCATCCACCGGGCGGGCCTGCAGTTCCCCGCGCCGACGCTGCTGTACGGATACGGGGCCTACGAGTCGTGCGAGGATCCGCGGTTCTCGATCGCCCGGCTGTCGTTGCTCGACCGGGGCATGGTGTTCGTCATCGCCCACGTCCGCGGTGGCGGCGAACTGGGCCGGCCCTGGTACGAGCACGGCAAGCTGCTGGAGAAGAAGAACACCTTCACCGATTTCATCGCGGTGGCAAAGCATCTCGTCGACAGCGGGCTGACCCGCCCGCAGAACCTGGTGGCGCTCGGTGGTAGCGCGGGCGGTCTGCTGGTGGGCGCGGTCGCCAACATGGCACCCGAGCTGTTCGCGGGAATTCTCGCGCAGGTGCCGTTCGTCGACGCGCTCACGACCATCCTCGACCCGTCGCTGCCCCTGACCGTCACCGAATGGGACGAGTGGGGTAACCCGTTGGAGGACGCCGAAGTCTATCGGTACATGAAGTCCTACACGCCCTACGAGAACATCACCGCGCAGGACTACCCGGCCATCCTGGCGATGACGTCGCTCAACGACACCAGGGTGTTCTACGTGGAGCCGGCGAAATGGGTTGCCGCACTGCGACATACCAAGACCGACGGGCATCCCGTGCTGCTGAAGACCGAGATGGTGGCCGGGCACGGCGGTATCAGCGGCCGCTACGAGCGGTGGAAGGAGGCCGCGTTCCAGTACTCGTGGCTACTGGCCACCGCCGACCGCGACAACTACGGCAGCGGCCAGGTAGACAGCCTCTTCGGCGGTCCGCACACCTAG
- a CDS encoding cytochrome P450 translates to MSLADLTDLDNFAQGFPHELFAVHRREAPVYWHPPTEHTPDGEGFWSVATHAETHAVLRDPSTFSSVTGGARPYGGTLLQDLAVAGQVLNMMDDPRHAEIRRLVSSGLTPRMIRRVEDDLRARARRLLDAVEPGVGFDFLVDVAAELPMQMICILLGVPESERHWLFEAIEPQFDFSGRSAHVGQLSAEEAGTRMYTYGQELIAAKRAEPTDDMLSVVANAVDTAMSDLELYLFFSLLFSAGAETTRNAVAGGLLALVENPSQLALLRSDLSLLPTAIEEMVRWTSPSPSKRRTATRPVTLGGCSIEAGQKVQVWEGSANRDELVFADPSVFDITRKPNPHLGFGYGIHYCLGANLARLELRVLFEELLTRFGSARLVRPVEWTRSNRHTGIRHLVVELA, encoded by the coding sequence GTGAGCTTGGCGGATCTGACCGATCTGGACAATTTCGCTCAGGGGTTTCCCCATGAGTTGTTCGCGGTACACCGCCGGGAGGCGCCCGTGTACTGGCACCCGCCGACGGAACACACTCCTGACGGCGAGGGCTTCTGGTCGGTGGCCACGCACGCCGAAACCCATGCGGTGCTGCGGGATCCGTCGACGTTCTCGTCGGTGACCGGCGGCGCGCGGCCCTACGGCGGCACCCTGCTGCAGGATCTGGCGGTCGCCGGCCAGGTGCTCAACATGATGGACGACCCTCGGCATGCCGAGATCCGCCGGCTGGTCAGCTCGGGGTTGACGCCCCGCATGATCCGGCGCGTGGAAGACGACCTGCGGGCGCGGGCCCGACGGCTGCTCGATGCGGTGGAACCCGGTGTGGGGTTCGACTTCCTGGTCGACGTCGCGGCCGAACTCCCCATGCAGATGATCTGCATCCTGCTGGGAGTTCCCGAATCCGAACGGCATTGGTTGTTCGAGGCCATCGAGCCGCAGTTCGACTTCTCGGGACGCAGCGCTCATGTGGGGCAGCTGTCGGCCGAGGAAGCCGGCACGCGGATGTACACCTACGGACAGGAACTGATCGCGGCCAAGCGCGCCGAGCCGACCGACGACATGCTGTCGGTCGTCGCCAACGCGGTGGACACCGCGATGAGCGACCTGGAGCTGTACCTCTTTTTCAGCCTGCTGTTCAGCGCGGGCGCCGAGACCACGCGTAACGCGGTGGCCGGCGGGTTGTTGGCCTTGGTCGAAAACCCTTCGCAGCTGGCGCTGTTGCGTTCGGATCTGTCGCTGCTGCCGACCGCGATCGAAGAGATGGTGCGCTGGACGTCGCCATCCCCGTCGAAGCGGCGCACCGCAACCCGGCCGGTGACGCTGGGCGGCTGCTCGATCGAAGCGGGACAGAAGGTTCAGGTGTGGGAAGGCTCGGCCAACCGGGACGAATTGGTGTTCGCCGATCCCTCGGTGTTCGACATCACCCGTAAACCGAACCCGCACTTGGGTTTCGGCTACGGCATCCACTACTGCCTCGGCGCCAATCTGGCCCGCCTTGAACTGCGGGTGCTGTTCGAGGAATTACTGACGCGTTTCGGGTCGGCCCGGTTGGTGCGGCCCGTCGAATGGACCCGCAGCAACCGCCATACCGGCATCCGGCACCTCGTGGTCGAGCTGGCGTGA
- a CDS encoding type IV toxin-antitoxin system AbiEi family antitoxin domain-containing protein, with translation MLDDYLRDHDGVITLAQAKQAGLSQDAVNRRVRSGRWLRCSRGVYFANDRPFTDAARVRAAVWSLGPHATASGLAAAWWHGVTTYSPDPVEVTVPRASHHPHRPGIRMRRRDLWPTDIVERRGLRVTSLPLTVVEAAVRRGGGAKLMDSALQRHVELRDLWRVHIRNKGRYGSPAARILLQAAADGARSAAERLLVKLLKEARITGWKANHPVGRYVVDVAFPHSTLAIETDGWAFHHDQEDFQKDRVKQNEIALLGWQVLRFTWLDLTEYPQRVITEIRSALSSRAGAAASSPTRAAR, from the coding sequence GTGCTTGACGACTACCTGCGTGACCATGACGGCGTGATAACCCTGGCCCAGGCCAAGCAAGCGGGTTTGAGCCAAGATGCCGTGAACCGTCGAGTCCGGTCTGGACGCTGGCTGCGTTGTTCGCGAGGCGTGTATTTCGCCAACGATCGACCGTTCACCGATGCTGCACGTGTGCGCGCGGCTGTGTGGTCGCTCGGTCCCCACGCGACAGCCAGCGGGCTGGCGGCGGCTTGGTGGCATGGGGTGACCACCTATTCGCCTGATCCGGTCGAAGTGACAGTACCGAGGGCCAGTCACCACCCTCACCGGCCAGGCATCCGCATGCGGCGGCGCGACCTCTGGCCCACCGACATCGTGGAACGCCGCGGCCTTCGGGTCACATCGCTACCGCTGACGGTCGTCGAGGCCGCGGTCCGGCGCGGCGGCGGTGCCAAACTCATGGACTCTGCGTTGCAGCGGCACGTCGAGCTGCGTGACCTGTGGCGGGTGCACATCCGCAACAAGGGCAGATACGGCTCGCCGGCGGCCCGCATCTTGCTGCAGGCCGCGGCCGACGGCGCCCGCTCAGCGGCTGAACGGCTGCTGGTCAAGCTGCTCAAGGAAGCACGCATCACCGGGTGGAAGGCCAACCATCCCGTCGGCCGGTACGTGGTCGACGTCGCATTCCCGCACTCGACGCTGGCGATCGAAACCGACGGCTGGGCTTTCCACCATGACCAGGAGGACTTTCAGAAGGACCGGGTCAAGCAGAACGAGATCGCGCTGTTGGGCTGGCAGGTTTTGCGGTTCACCTGGCTGGACCTCACTGAGTACCCGCAGCGGGTCATCACCGAGATCCGGTCCGCGCTCAGCTCCCGTGCAGGCGCCGCAGCCAGCTCCCCCACGCGTGCCGCACGGTGA
- a CDS encoding DUF1707 SHOCT-like domain-containing protein, with product MDSGPNDHLRVSNADRAKVGQLLERAVAEGMITLDEFSDRYDAALAARTRGELSVVVADLPLVSPQVARPPEVLRGRMSSIVRRGQWNVAPTLQLNTRLCSTTLDFTSAVLAGPVVTVLIDDYCSSTELIVPASATADLNGVDAVAGSATVKVRTSPPSRELHLIVRGKVRMGSVTVRHAWGSWLRRLHGS from the coding sequence ATGGACTCAGGCCCGAATGACCACCTTCGAGTCTCGAACGCCGACCGCGCGAAGGTAGGACAACTGCTGGAACGTGCGGTCGCCGAAGGCATGATCACCCTCGACGAGTTCAGCGACCGCTATGACGCCGCGCTGGCTGCCCGCACGCGCGGTGAGTTGAGTGTCGTGGTTGCCGACCTGCCGCTGGTCTCGCCTCAGGTCGCGCGGCCGCCGGAGGTGCTCCGGGGCCGGATGTCGTCGATCGTGCGGCGCGGTCAGTGGAACGTCGCGCCGACCCTGCAGCTGAACACCCGGCTGTGCAGCACCACGCTCGATTTCACGTCGGCCGTTCTGGCGGGCCCCGTGGTGACCGTCCTCATCGACGACTACTGCAGTTCGACCGAGCTCATCGTGCCCGCGTCGGCCACCGCAGACCTCAACGGTGTCGATGCCGTCGCAGGCAGCGCCACGGTCAAGGTGCGCACCAGCCCGCCGTCGCGGGAGCTGCACCTGATCGTGCGCGGCAAGGTCCGGATGGGGTCGGTCACCGTGCGGCACGCGTGGGGGAGCTGGCTGCGGCGCCTGCACGGGAGCTGA
- a CDS encoding phosphoribosylaminoimidazolesuccinocarboxamide synthase yields the protein MRPALSDYQHLASGKVRELYRVDDEHLLFVATDRISAYDHILESAIPDKGRILTAMSVFFFDLVSAPNHLAGPPDDERIPEEVLGRALVVRKLKMLPVECVARGYLTGSGLIDYEKTGSVCGIALPPGLGEASKFDEPLFTPATKAELGEHDENISFADVIEQVGPVLANQLKERTLQTYLQGADHALTKGIIIADTKFEFGVDKDGDVVLADEVFTPDSSRYWRAESYQQGVVQNSFDKQFVRNWLTGPDSGWDRHGDAPPPPLPEEIVAATRDRYIEAYERISGLRFADWIGA from the coding sequence ATGCGCCCCGCTCTGTCCGACTACCAGCACCTGGCCAGTGGCAAGGTCCGTGAGTTGTACCGCGTCGACGACGAGCACCTGCTCTTCGTAGCAACCGACCGCATCTCGGCCTACGACCACATCCTCGAATCGGCGATCCCCGACAAGGGCCGCATCCTCACCGCGATGAGCGTGTTCTTCTTCGACCTGGTGAGCGCGCCCAACCACCTGGCCGGCCCGCCGGATGACGAGCGCATCCCCGAAGAGGTGCTGGGCCGTGCGCTGGTGGTGCGCAAGCTCAAGATGCTGCCGGTGGAGTGCGTGGCCCGCGGTTACCTCACCGGTTCGGGCCTGATCGACTACGAGAAGACCGGTTCGGTGTGCGGTATCGCGCTGCCGCCCGGGCTCGGCGAGGCCAGCAAGTTCGACGAGCCGCTGTTCACCCCGGCCACCAAGGCCGAACTGGGGGAGCACGACGAGAACATCTCGTTCGCCGACGTGATCGAGCAGGTCGGCCCGGTGCTGGCCAATCAGCTCAAGGAACGCACGCTGCAGACCTATCTGCAGGGTGCCGACCACGCGCTGACCAAGGGCATCATCATCGCCGACACCAAATTCGAGTTCGGCGTCGACAAGGACGGCGACGTGGTGCTCGCCGACGAGGTGTTCACACCCGACTCGTCGCGGTACTGGCGCGCGGAGTCCTACCAGCAGGGCGTGGTGCAGAACAGCTTCGACAAGCAGTTCGTGCGCAACTGGCTGACCGGACCGGACTCCGGCTGGGACCGCCACGGCGACGCCCCGCCGCCACCGCTGCCGGAGGAGATCGTCGCGGCCACGCGGGACCGTTACATCGAGGCTTACGAACGGATCTCGGGTCTGCGGTTCGCCGATTGGATCGGCGCATGA
- a CDS encoding glutathione peroxidase has product MTASLTAIPLTTLDGSATTLAELASGAALVVNVASKCGLTPQYTALEKLAQDYRDRGLTVIGVPCNQFMGQEPGTAEEIQTFCSTTYGVTFPLLAKTDVNGPERHPLYAELTKAADASGEAGDIQWNFEKFLLAPGGQVVNRFRPRTEPDAPEVVAAIEAVLPQ; this is encoded by the coding sequence ATGACCGCCAGCCTCACCGCCATCCCACTGACCACCCTCGACGGCAGCGCCACGACGCTGGCCGAACTGGCCTCCGGGGCCGCGCTGGTGGTCAACGTGGCTTCGAAATGTGGCCTGACACCGCAATACACGGCGTTGGAGAAGCTCGCGCAGGATTACCGCGACCGCGGCCTGACCGTGATCGGCGTGCCGTGCAACCAGTTCATGGGCCAGGAACCCGGCACGGCCGAGGAGATCCAGACGTTCTGCTCGACCACCTACGGTGTCACCTTCCCGCTGCTGGCCAAGACCGACGTCAACGGACCAGAACGGCACCCGCTGTACGCCGAGCTGACCAAGGCTGCCGATGCGAGTGGTGAAGCCGGTGACATCCAGTGGAATTTCGAGAAGTTTCTGCTCGCGCCGGGCGGGCAGGTGGTCAACCGGTTCCGGCCGCGCACCGAACCCGACGCCCCCGAGGTCGTCGCCGCCATCGAGGCGGTCCTGCCCCAATAG
- a CDS encoding DUF2334 domain-containing protein — protein sequence MTGQLIVSISQISDRTLDDVASFCAELDSRGVPASFLVAPRLKGGYRLEHDAPTVDWLIARRAAGAAVVLHGYDEAATKKRRGEFAGLPAHEANLRLMGADRVLEHLGLRTRLFAAPGWTVSPGTVTVLPRNGFRLLAGLSGITDLVRQSTVRSRVLGIGEGFLTEPWWCRTLVLAAERTARREGVVRVAVAARHLRKPGPRQAMLDAIDLSLLHRCVPVVYQWRPDQALTDAA from the coding sequence GTGACCGGACAACTCATCGTCTCGATATCGCAGATCAGCGATCGCACGCTGGACGATGTCGCGTCGTTCTGTGCCGAACTCGACTCGCGCGGCGTGCCCGCTTCGTTCTTGGTGGCTCCACGGCTCAAGGGCGGCTACCGGCTGGAACACGACGCACCCACGGTCGACTGGCTGATCGCGCGCCGCGCCGCGGGCGCCGCCGTGGTGCTGCACGGCTACGACGAGGCCGCCACCAAGAAGCGTCGTGGCGAGTTCGCCGGCCTGCCCGCGCACGAGGCCAATCTGAGGCTCATGGGTGCCGATCGGGTTCTCGAGCATCTCGGGCTGCGGACCAGGCTTTTTGCCGCTCCCGGCTGGACCGTGTCGCCCGGCACGGTGACCGTGTTGCCCCGCAACGGTTTTCGGTTGCTGGCCGGGCTGAGCGGCATCACCGATCTGGTCCGGCAGAGCACTGTACGGTCCCGCGTGCTGGGCATCGGTGAGGGCTTCCTGACCGAACCGTGGTGGTGCCGCACGCTCGTGCTCGCCGCTGAACGCACCGCGCGGCGCGAAGGGGTGGTACGCGTCGCGGTCGCTGCGCGGCACCTGCGTAAACCCGGACCGCGCCAGGCCATGCTCGACGCGATCGATCTGTCTTTGCTGCACCGGTGCGTGCCGGTGGTCTACCAGTGGCGACCTGATCAGGCACTGACCGACGCCGCCTGA
- a CDS encoding DoxX family protein — protein MAVLLTLVLGSAAARVAGLFGVGYVDTWPEAIAVGLAAMFVMTGVAHFVNPLRRDMVAIVPPRLPAPALLVTVTGVLELAGALGLLFPPTRVAAATCLFVLMLAMFPANVYAARMPDPPKSMTSRLGVRTAEEAVYLAAAVVVAVGGGQ, from the coding sequence ATGGCGGTCCTGCTGACGCTCGTCCTGGGTAGTGCCGCGGCCCGGGTCGCCGGGTTGTTCGGCGTCGGCTACGTCGACACCTGGCCCGAGGCCATCGCCGTCGGCCTCGCGGCGATGTTCGTGATGACCGGGGTCGCCCACTTCGTCAACCCGCTACGCCGCGACATGGTCGCCATCGTGCCGCCGCGCCTGCCGGCGCCTGCGCTGCTCGTGACGGTCACGGGCGTGCTGGAACTCGCCGGGGCCCTCGGGCTGCTGTTCCCACCCACCCGGGTGGCGGCAGCGACATGCCTGTTCGTGCTGATGCTCGCGATGTTCCCGGCCAACGTCTACGCGGCGCGCATGCCCGACCCGCCGAAGTCGATGACCTCGCGGCTAGGTGTGCGGACCGCCGAAGAGGCTGTCTACCTGGCCGCTGCCGTAGTTGTCGCGGTCGGCGGTGGCCAGTAG
- the purS gene encoding phosphoribosylformylglycinamidine synthase subunit PurS, with product MAKVVVHVMPKAEILDPQGQAIVGALGRLGHGGISDVRQGKRFELEVDDSVADEALTEIAESLLANTVIEDFTVSREDS from the coding sequence GTGGCAAAGGTGGTTGTGCATGTGATGCCCAAGGCTGAGATTCTCGACCCGCAGGGGCAGGCCATCGTCGGGGCGCTGGGCCGCCTCGGCCATGGCGGTATTTCAGACGTCCGGCAGGGCAAACGGTTTGAGCTCGAGGTCGACGATTCCGTGGCCGACGAGGCGCTCACCGAGATCGCCGAATCACTTCTGGCCAACACCGTGATCGAAGACTTCACCGTGAGCCGGGAGGACTCGTGA
- a CDS encoding MBL fold metallo-hydrolase: MQLTHFGHSCLLATINDTSVLFDPGNFSHGFEGITGLSAILITHQHPDHADTARLPALLDANPQAALYADPQTAAQLGAPWQPVHVGDAFRVGSLNVRGVGGRHAVIHPEIPVIDNISYLIGDDEHAARLMHPGDALFVPGEPVDVLATPAAAPWMKISEAVDFLRAVAPAHAVPIHQGIIEPNARGIYYGRLAEMTRTDFQVLEPENGTQF, encoded by the coding sequence ATGCAATTGACGCATTTCGGACATTCGTGCCTTCTCGCCACAATCAACGACACCAGCGTGCTGTTCGATCCGGGCAATTTCTCGCACGGATTCGAGGGCATCACGGGATTGTCGGCGATCCTGATCACCCACCAGCACCCCGACCACGCCGACACCGCGCGGCTGCCCGCATTGCTCGACGCCAACCCGCAGGCGGCGCTGTACGCCGATCCGCAGACCGCGGCGCAACTCGGTGCACCGTGGCAGCCGGTGCACGTCGGCGACGCCTTCCGCGTCGGCTCGCTCAACGTGCGGGGCGTCGGCGGCAGGCACGCGGTGATCCATCCGGAAATCCCTGTCATCGACAACATTTCGTACTTGATCGGTGACGACGAGCATGCGGCACGGCTCATGCATCCCGGCGATGCGCTGTTCGTGCCCGGTGAGCCCGTCGACGTGCTGGCCACCCCGGCCGCCGCGCCGTGGATGAAAATCTCGGAGGCCGTGGACTTCCTGCGCGCGGTCGCACCGGCCCACGCCGTGCCGATCCATCAGGGCATCATCGAACCGAACGCCCGCGGCATCTACTACGGCCGGCTCGCCGAGATGACCAGGACCGACTTCCAGGTGCTCGAGCCGGAGAACGGCACGCAGTTCTGA